The Methanosarcinales archaeon genome has a window encoding:
- a CDS encoding 4Fe-4S binding protein produces MAVKKYEANGIVIEIDLDKCMGAGECVDVCPVEVFELVDEKSTAPNIVECTECCLCVDSCPADAITHSSC; encoded by the coding sequence ATGGCAGTAAAGAAATATGAAGCTAATGGTATTGTAATTGAGATCGATTTAGACAAATGCATGGGGGCAGGTGAGTGTGTGGATGTTTGTCCTGTAGAAGTGTTCGAACTTGTAGATGAAAAATCCACAGCACCAAATATTGTAGAATGTACTGAGTGCTGTCTCTGCGTTGACTCGTGTCCTGCAGATGCAATAACCCATAGTTCCTGTTAA